A stretch of DNA from Scleropages formosus chromosome 13, fSclFor1.1, whole genome shotgun sequence:
cacgataaggtggcggttcacggaggagcactgaaaacatgtaaacattaaaTCAGTTATTTTAATCATATGAACAGCTTTTTACTAAGTGAACATCCTTAAACTGtagtaaaatgtttatatttatgtttacaaGTTCGAGTCCAAAGGTGACACAGATGGTCCAAAAACTAACATTTTCTTGCACAGCTCATCATGGTACGGGTTTGAAAAACTTGGCTAATAAAAGacagaattaaataatttttgttacaaatataaagggggtgcggtagcgcagtgggttggaccacagtcctgctctccggtgggtctggggttcgagtcccgcttggggtacctttcaacggactggcgtcccgtcctgggtgtgtcccctccccctccggccttacgccctgtgttaccgggtaggctccggttccccgcgaccctgtatgggacaagaggttctgaaagtgtgtgtgtgtgttacaaatacagtaaatactttGAGTTTCAAGcatttaaaacccttttttttaaatctgggaAGCAATTACCTTTGCCTCGGTAGGAAATAATGGGCATTCGATCCCCTGGCAACAGGACAAAATTGTCAAAATGGGGCGATTTCCTCGAACGGTTAGAACATCTGCACGTCTGCTGACCTGATCCCAGCGTGGCTGCCAGTTCTACAGGTGCTTCGTGGCCTTCGTGACGTGCGGAGCGGAGCCGTCGCAACCCAAGCCCGCGGTCAACAACCAAGCCGGCAGCAGGGCGGAGAATCTCCAGCCAGCCGGCGGCACCCGGCTCCCCCCGCCGCCGGCAGGGAGCCCACGCGGCCCGGGGATCCCTCCGGCACCCGGACGCGGGCTTCTCTTAAGGAACGCGACGCACGGACTCTTGCGGTCCATCGCGACTCCTGAAGACCCGACGAGGCAAAGTCTCCTCAAAGTACGTTTCTACGGAGCGTAAAACATTTCGTCATTTCAATCTCCAAAACTTCATAGTTTTAATTTATATGGTGAATTTCAATACAGCCTGACGGGAAGCGGAGCCCTTCTCCATCTACGTTTTTTTTGGCCCGATCTCCAGCTGAAAGTTTTCGCAGTTGCGAGGGAATCGGGCCGTCGTCCTGCTACCAAGCGGGGGCGCTATTCATCCTCTAATTGATGCGCGTGATGAACGGCTCGGGGTGATGGATTTTATCATCCGTTCGTCCGTTTTCGGAACCcctgggggtcggggggaaaTTCTGGGAAAGGCGGAGGTGCTGACCGCAGGCATCTTTCCAGCATTTTCCCCGACGTCCCCTGGAATGCCCCAGTCCTTGGTCCATGCTGTGCACGCTTTCGCTTTTTTCAGCAGAGCAATAGCGCCTCGAACATCAGTGCAAACGGGCCGGATGATTAttaagtgtctgtgtgtttctgcagaaaGAGAAGAGACCGGATCGCCCGCGTTTGCCTTCACGGCCGCGAATGAGAGGTGTCGGCGAAGCGTCTGCAGGCGCCGCCCGGGGGGGGCTTCGCTGCGGTCGCCCTGAACTCACTGCTCTCTCTCGAAAATCCGATGCTGGTTCACTGTTAGAAGGTgctgaaatgtcaaaaaaaaaaaaaaaaagtgatgattATGTCTTAGTTCCATCCTAGCAGTGGCCTTTTTACAGGGCACCGGTTTCACACCGTAATTTCGGGAAATGCGCAGTTTGACAGCCGTCAGGCTTTCTGCATTGCCTCACTCGCACACTTTTGAAACTGCCCgtcatttcataacattttaattcataatTGTCTATTTATAAACGTGTCTCTCCAGTACTCGTTATATGGATATTGTACATTTATGTCTTTGCATGCTGCTTATATGTACTGTTCCGCTTTTCATAACAAAGCACATGAcgatttcttaattttttcctcaTACGTGCCTGTGGAAACGGTTATTCATCTTTCAAAGATCATTAAAATTCACTTTGGTGCCTAATGGAAGTTGTGACTTCAACGGTTCCCGCTCGGCACTCAACTTGGTGCATGGAAAATATTTACTCGGCGAGACTCTCCCGGTATATTACCCTCACATTGCCGTCACCTGAGACAGCAGGTGCGCGTGAGGTCCCCAGGCCCGCGCCACCCTGAACCTGCGAGTAAAGGTCGCCGTTTAAAAGAAACGTTTGACTGAAAAGTGAAAAGGGGAAAGAGGCGTGTTTCCCTTCACCGGGCGCCGCAGCGCATTCCCCCACCTCGTGACCCGGGTGAAAAACCCCAAACGCGCAGCGGAGTTTTCCCCCGGCTGAATCACGCACACGCGGATGACGCGCACGCCCTGCCGCTGCACACACTCGCTCCCTGGAATGACGCGACACCGTCGGGCGCCTTCCCCTCATCGTTTTTCCAATAAAGCTGCTGGAGGATTGCGGACAGGGAACACAGAACTGTCCAGCCTTCACCCGACCTTTGCACAGCCTTTACCCTGGTAAAACTTTGGGGCAGCAGGTCAGGTAGGGATCTGAGCTGTCCCCTCCCAGTGGAACCTAGGTTCAAAGCCCTGCTCCCGTTGTAGTTCTCATGATCAAACCACTTACCTCGAATTGATATCGCAGAAATTacaagctgtatgaatgagtaaattataGTAAATACCTTAGAATATAACCCCATCACTGCAAGTAAGTCAGACCATGAGCTcaaagaataaatacacacacacacactttctgacccgcttgtcccaaacagtgttggggggaaccggagcctactcggtaacacagggcgtaaggccggagggggaggggacacacccaggacgggacgccagtccgccgcaaggcaccccaagcgggactcaaaccccagacccactgcgccaccacgccccccccccaaagagtaaataataaatcttAATAAATGCTGACATGCAGTAACTTGATGAAATAAAAGGAGGTCTGAAGAGGAGCACAAATTGAAATGCAGCTCCGATGAGAATTTTCAGGAATCTTTATTAGAACTGTTGGAGTTTCTCTCTTGCGTTGCTCTTACATGACCGACACAGCAATTGTTTGTCTCCATTCAGCGTCACCGCTCTATTATTTGACCCCTGAAATAAATACTACGCTCAAAGTGAAACTGCTCCTACAGCACGAACCCATAAGAATGCGACGCTTGTACATGCGATGCTGTGACCTGTACCGTGGTAAAGCAGGACCCTCCAGTTCTGAGGTTGTGATCCACCTCTAACCCGGTCAGGTGAAGCCGGAGGAAATGGGGCTTTTTTTCAGCCCCCATTGGGGGAGGCGCACGCTGCGGCCCGGTAGGTTCTCGGCGAGAAGATGCACCGCTGTTCTGCCACCCATCGCATCGCACACAGCCAGCAGTTCACAGGGTGGTCGACCTGACTAACTGAAACCGCAGAGCTCACGCATCTCAGGAAGCGAGGCTCCCCGTCGCCGGGACCGGACCCCACGCTCGTCCTTTGACCCGCGCCGCCCTCGGCCTCCGCGGACTCGGAGACCTCTGGCGGAGGCTTGGAAACGGCTCTGTCGTCACACAGACGGCAGCGAGGGCGGATGCCAGGAAGAGCAGTCATAGTGGCCCGCGTGCGCTCTCCTGAAATAACTGCACGCGCCATCGGTGACGGGAAAAACGAATGTCATACCTCTAAAAAAAAGGTAGGCCCTACCCGTGCAGAAAAGTATGGCGCAAACCTGAGATCTCTTCAGATGACTGTGGCTTCCTTGGAGCGCTTGaatggggggggcggggggggcatcGGCCGTGTTTCACTGGGATGAAGGTGCACCGACGAGCGAGCGCTCGGTCGTCGGTGACACGCGAGTGAAAGCGCCGACTCGGCACCGTGACCTTTGCGGGAGGATTGTGCCGCGACCGGTTCTTCCTGCCGTGGTGCAAACGAGCCTCGACGGGGCGGGATGAGGAAGACGGGCAGGAAGACGAGCTCACGGGGCAcgaggaaggaggagaggatgCGGGGAGAGCTCGACGTCGAGTCGCCGGCGATTCCTCGCTCTCTCCCCGCGGATGGCGAGACGGCGCACGCGGCGCGCTGGGCTTTAGCTGCGGCGCGTGCTCAAATGCACTCTGGTTTCAGTCTATTAACGAGAGCCAGGGAACAAGTTTCTGACCGTAAAGGTCGACAGGAAGCAGTAAGTGAATCATTTTCGCGCCTGAGTCCGGAGACATCGCGGAGGTTAGCCGCTCATGCCGAACACGAGCCTCTTGCCGCATCCAGGCGTGGGGTTTCCAGGCCCTTCTCGCTTTGTCTGGGTCACCGAAACCGTCGCCTGGAACCCAGATCCACAGTCTAGTCCAGTTCGGGGGTCTCGGTGAAAGATGCCGGTGCGCTGAGATTTctggaaaagtttctttttttttttctttttttagattATGTATCACCGCGATAAATAAAAGTCCCTCTTTTCTGTATCGTAATACTTTTTGGTGGGTGATTTTTGGTTCCAGCGAATTCGCGTATTGCCCAGGTTGCGTGTAGGCTGCGAGGTGAAATTCAGACGAACTcctgtctgccactgtgttcGATGTGGCGATAAGCTGGCTGTGTCACCTCTGACAGCAGCGTGGGCCGTCGCACACTACTGTACGTGAGGaattttgaaataaactaaTTTTTATGAATTTCCTCCTTTTTATTATTGGAGCCATACAATTTCAGGAAgcacttgtcttgagcagggtcacggtggactggagcctatcctggaatcatagGCTGCGAGGGGGTACAGCccgaacaggatgccagtccgttgcaaagtagccacaaacacacacatttacatttattcatttatctgacacttttgtccaaaatgacataGAAGGTTAAGTTACtgacagttgtttacccatttatacagctgggtaattctactggagcaattttaggataagtaccttggtcaaggatagttcagctggagatgggaattgaacctgcaaccttcaggtcatcagacagcagctctaaccagctCTCTTCAACTatgtgtttttggactgtgagaggaaaccagagcacctggaggaactcTGTacgaacatgaggagaacatacaaacaccacTCAGAGTCACCTGGATTTGTACTCATAGCCCATGAAtcaaggcagcagtgctatcCAATATGCCATTGTGCctttcatgatgatgatgattattattattacacacacacacattgtctgaaaccgcttgtcccaagcaagatcacagtgaaccagagcctaacctggcaacacagggcataaggctggagggggaggggacgcacccaggatgggactccagtccgtcgcaaggcaccccaaatgggacttgaaccccagacccaccggagagcaggccccggtccaacccactgtgccactgcatctcccattattattattattattattattattattattattattattattatttttatttatttattttttttgcttccctTCAGCTGGAATGCGTATCCAGTGAGTTGCCCTGAGGCTCAGCAGGAAGATGTCGAAGATATAACCTGACAATGGGTATGTTTTATGGTTTCATGGACCGAAGACACTCTGGCGACATATCTGGCACACTTCGTGAATGTTTTtcgttgcttttgtttttctgcgaCATCGAGTTAACGTTGAACCTTGGCGGTCACATTCACTGGGagcttccagaaacttctgctGGCCACATGCATCCTAAATGCAGTTGACAATGTAATCGATGTGACATTTTTGAGGAGATCTTACCCTTTTCCAGCCATCtcgagagagtgtgtgtgtgtgtgtgtgtgtgtgtgtgtgtgtgtgtgtgtgtgtgtgtgtgtgtgtgtgtgtgtgtgtgtgtgtgtcgcggcAGGCAGACGGCCCTCAGCCAAGGGTGGGAGCTCCAGTTCCGGTGATCATGTAAAGCGCTAATTGAATTTTACACTAAATCCGGCAGGACTCCGGCCCGTGAGGACACGATCCGCACACACACCCGGTgtcacacgcaaacacacacgcaaaccCCTGTGGTATCCTCCATCCCTGCGGCTGGTGCCGCTTTTGCCCACCGTTGACTCACTTTAACTTTTATCTTATGCGGCGACGCTTAGAGCGCGGCAAAGAACGAGAGGAGAGGCAAAAGCCGCAATTAGTCATCGGCTGACAATCCGTGCGTTCCTCGGACTGCACGCGTGCTGGACCGTCGAAGCGGGAGGCGCCTGAAAAGCGGCGCAGTCCTTAACTGCCGCGCCGCACCTCAGGAAGACTTGCAGAACGCACGCGGACGCATCTTCCGCGGGAGCTTCGTCAGAGGCCTCGCATGATCTCGGCGCGTTTCCGGAGACGAGGTGTCTCGATAGAATTGCCATGTGTCTAAATATAGAGGCTGCGTCGCCGAGGGCAACGGCAGCGCAAACCACAGAGCGACTTATCGTTGCAGCGCTCTGAGCTCTCAGTCGGGCGGCGTTTTTTGCGTCCTGGAAACACTCGCGTTTGCGAGCGTCTtcgtgcctctgtgtgtgtgtgtgtgtgtgtgtgtgcgtgtgtgtgcgtgcgcgcgcacgcccACGCCGCGTCCGTAGCCCTCGAAGCGGGATGGGAAGCGCAGCCCTTCGCCAAACGGTCCAGATGTTCAGAAACGGACCGTGTCGCAGAAGCGCTTTCGCTCAAAGGTTCAACGGCAGGGCCTCCGGCATCGGTTCGCGTCCCGAACCGCGGAGCCCGGCGCCGGGCTCAGCTTGACGCTCAAAGCTTCGCGTCGCTTTCGAACCTCtgcggcgggggaggggggggggtgcggtgactcTCCTCATTCAAATTTCTCACTTCTGGGGACGGTTTCCAATGAAAGCGAGACAAGCGATGCAGCACTGCGCTGTTTTGACCTCCTGCGGTTGCGTTCTGCCACACATGCACGCCGCATCGCCGCGCACGCAAAACAGGCCACTTGGACCTGCGGCGGTCAGagttcttttattatttcttgaGCTCATGCCCACCGAGCTCCTTACAGCTATCCACCCCCTTCACAGAGCAGGGAGATTTTGTACCGGTGCCCTCCAGAGCAGGTACTTTGACCTGCGGAGCAGGTCTTTTGAGCGGAGGCCTCTAActactctgccacctgctggcttaCTAAAAACATCTGAGCCGTCGACCGTCTCCGACACACACTGACTAGCGATGTGGTGAAATTCTGCCGCAGAGGTTCTGGAGTCCGGTCGGGATCGCCGAAGAACATGGGAGACcccgaccccaccccaccccaggaTGCGCGATGTCGTCTTTCGGTCAGCCGGCCGTCGAGTGTCTAAGGAAGCGGACTTTCGGGAGTCACGAGCCGAAGCGGCAGAGCTCCGGAGCACCGGGACGGGATGTTCGAGCCGCGTAGTTCGAACCCTAAAGTGCGTCTCTGACATAACGACATAAACGGAGAAGAATTTGCACGGAGAATGATTGTTGTGTGATGCGTGTGTGTCCCCGTCAGAGGTGCCCAGCTGTATCGGAGTGATGTCGGTCCCCGGAGGTGTTCCTGAGGTCCCCTGCCCACGTCCTCCGGTTGGGATCCGCCTCCGGGTGGGGCGCGGGTGGAGACGCCCGGGCCGAGAGTGGCGCCGAGCGCGAGGAAACGCTGAGGCAACCCTGCAGTCTTGAAAAGGTCAGAGCACCCAGGAAGTagtcctccacacacacacacacacacacacacaaacacacacacgcaaacacgcTGAGACTCGCGCCGGCGACAGAGGCTCGTCACAAGTGCATGGGGAGCTCGGCAAGGTGCGTCTCGGCTCCTCTCCGTCACGACCATGATCAACACCTACACCACGAGCTACGTCCCCCCGCCGGTGCCCCCCAGGCTGGGCGGCAGGGCCCCTTCGAAAGGCTGCTCCGCGTCGCTGGTGTGGTTCCTCTCCACGATGCTAGCGATCCACATGGCCGGCTGCCTCGCCGCGTTCGTCTACCTGTACCACAGGAGCGCCGAGGTAAGACCGTCCCGAGATCCGCTCGGCCTCCCGCCGCGGGGGGTCCGCGGGCCCTCGGAGGGCCGATCCGATCGCGGAGTTTCCTGTCCCCGGGTGCGGAGGCTTTCGACTTTTACCTCTAGTGATTTAAAGAACCTGCTTCGCTCTGGTTCCCTTCGCCGTGCCCTCGAAAGCAAGTGGAAATGCGCCGTTTTGCAGAGTCTGCAACCGATGCATTTTGACACGTCGCTTTTTTGCCGTTTTGGTTTTGTGAGCGTCTCCGTATAGCTGCAAGGTCTAAATGAAACGAGCCGGACACTTGATTTCTTCATTTGGAAGTTATTTTCGAATTATTTTAACTGCACATATTTGAACTCGAgtgtgcatttaaaataatttgaaaatatatatttttcaaattatatatcattatatatataatatgctttcccttttccctctttatatgtacatatatatttcacctctttatatgtattatacatattatacatatatatacacacctaCATATAAGTGTGCATATGCATACACGTATATACATATagatgcatatatatatatataaacataatttccctaattttttatatatataatgtaaaattaaacagatCTGGTGCAGTAGAAATTTCCCTCAATATAATAAGAGGTAACAGAGCGCTCAGGGGGGTGGAATATGTGAGGACCCCGGAGCCGGAACCTCGACTTTGCTCAGTAAAGGCTGTCTTTAAAACACATGGTTTTTACGCTTTAatgcttttttgaaaaatggaTTTGGAGGAATTGCTGAGTCTCAgtacaagtggaaaaaaaaggtgttaaCTGCCCTGCCGGGGGCAACTCGGGCCACGAGCTGCGAGACCCGAAAGTCGTCCCGGAAAATGGAGATCGGCTCGAcgttaataaaacaaaagtgcGGCTGTGATACGCGTCGTAAGCGTGCGCGTTTTTGGCTCCGGCGGTTTCTCTCAGCCTGCTTTGTCAACGGTAAAGCATCTGACTTCCTCACACTCGCAGCGGTGTTAGGGCTTATAAGGGAAAGTTTTCTGTCGCTTTTCCGCCCCCGGACGGAGCACGGGTTTTGGAGCTAAAATTCTACAATTCATAACAGTTATTAAATTGACATTAAATTGAATGAATCATCTAAAGGTTTTTCTTAGTGTTTCCAGCCTGGACCGAAGGATTGGCAGCTCCTTGTGAGCTCCATCACTTCGGATCTTGGAGATCCACCGAAACGCAGAGCTTCCGGCCCCGGTTCGAACCCGGGGTTTTGAGATGACCGACTGCTCCTCAGATGTTAGCGTGGCTTTCCGACCCCCTGCCGCCTCTCAGTTCCAGAACACGTTCCAAGGCACGTACCACGAAGACCTGATGGTGCTGAGAAGACTCCAGGAGTGTGAAGACGGCCCGTCGGGTTCCACCACGCTGCTCGACTGCAAGAAGATCCTGGACACATACAAGAACATCGTAGCAAAGGTACTTGGACCTGCTGCTCTCCCTTGGAGGCCAAAGGATAAACCTCCTGCATCCGGAGCATGTCGTGAACTGCCGAAACGATGCGCAGGAGAAGTAAATCTTCAGTGGTGTCGCATGGATGTTCGGTTTACCACTTTCcctgcattttttacattttagacaAGGGGAAGAGTGAGCAGTTTGAAATAAATATCAActctgcctttttcttttcctccttcaGATTTCACAAGCAGAAGGAAGAGGTATGTCCAACATCATCATCCTTACGGAGTCCCAGAGGCATCTCtgaccctcctcctcctgcttctgtGCCCTctgacctctctctctctctctctctcgctctgccAGCGGACCCACGCCTGGGCGCGGTGCCATTCCGCAATTCCGCCGCCGTGGCCCACATGGTCGTGAACCCGGAAAAAAGCCGCTCCGCGTGTAAGTGAGTCACTCCTGGATGCCCGAACGCGTGTCTCCGGCACCTCAACCACAAAAGCGAAGAACAGTTATAGAAGCTTAGAAAGTTTTCCATGAGGTTCGACAGCAGGTTCAAATTCTGGGGTGATCGGAACTATATTCTTGGTAATTCTATCAAAAGTACAAAATGATTCAAAGGGTAGCGAGCGCGTGTGGGCAAATACTTCAGTTGAGCGAAACTTGCTGCTAAGTCTGCTAACAGATTGTGGGAAATGCAGAGGAGAGCTGGAGGTTTGAAGCGTGACACCGTATCGGTGGCATCTCTTCCATCGCGAGCGGCGTCGCGGTCGCGCTCCCGTTAACCTTCCCCGCTGCCCTCCTTCCCCAGCTGACGCAACGCTGAGGTGGAACCGCGAACACTCCCTGCTCGTGAACGTGGACTACCTGCAGGTGCCCAGCACGCTGAAGATCCGCGCCGCCGGGGACTACTACGTCTACTCGCAGGTGACCTTCTCGCAAAAAGTGCCCAGAATCCCGCTGGTGCAACGAATTCTACGCCGGAGGACTTCCAACGGGGAGAAAACGGAAGACGTGCTCCTCCAGTCCTTCTGTGGGATGAAGGGCGACGGCGAGGCGTGCACGTCTTTCCAGGGCGGCGTATTCCGCCTGGAGAAGGGACAGGAGCTCCTGCTCGACGTGAGCCGGATGAGCCTGCTCAACTTCGACCCGACCGCTACCACCTTTGGATTGTTCATGGTGTAAAGCGACCTCCGCAGAGAGGCCTCGAACCGgggtctccctccctccctccctccctcaggaCGTCAACGCCTCAACCCTGAAGAGGGTTTTATGGTGCAGACCTGGGATTATGTACAGTGTGCTCTAGTTAGGCGTTGCAGGAATTAGGCCAATATTCTCGCTGCTGAGGTGTTGAACACGCAATATGGAAACGaccagaaagttctggaaggaTCACGTGGTCGGCCGGACGTCGCGATGGATGTAACGGAAACTCGAAGACCCGGAAAGACTTGACCTTGGTAACGCACATTTTTGGATTGATGTCTCTGCACGTCTTCGATGcgatgtttttcatttttacttcttGTTGAAGAAGCACTACAATCCAAATTTTCTTCACACggtttaaatggaaaaaaaaaaaaaaaatcaaagaattTAGAAGGACCGGGTTCTGTCTCCTGTTGGACCGATTCAAAtctggtacttttttttttttagaaattgcACACAAAGCATCTTCCTTTTTCAGGTTTCACTTGACACATGACGCCAGCGCTGTGCGAGTGGGAAGTTGAGGGCGGAGTCCCCGACCCCTCGGTGAGAGTCGCACATCTTGAGATCTTCACCGCGTGTTAAGTGAAGcctgatgaagaaaaaaaaaaaaaatcaataaatagaaaagaaggagaaaaagtaGTGTTTTGCACAATTCGCCAAAGTGCCTGTTTTGAAACAAGACTTTGAGAAGGTGCAATCGATAGGTGTAGGAGCGAAACCGTAGACCAAGTGCCATAGACCAAGAAGCAGGGTGACCGCAGAGGAACCAGGGGAGGCGGCTGACCCCGCCAGGCGACCGCTTGTCGGATGGATCGGGACCGCTGACGT
This window harbors:
- the LOC108922988 gene encoding CD40 ligand-like; its protein translation is MINTYTTSYVPPPVPPRLGGRAPSKGCSASLVWFLSTMLAIHMAGCLAAFVYLYHRSAEFQNTFQGTYHEDLMVLRRLQECEDGPSGSTTLLDCKKILDTYKNIVAKISQAEGRADPRLGAVPFRNSAAVAHMVVNPEKSRSASDATLRWNREHSLLVNVDYLQVPSTLKIRAAGDYYVYSQVTFSQKVPRIPLVQRILRRRTSNGEKTEDVLLQSFCGMKGDGEACTSFQGGVFRLEKGQELLLDVSRMSLLNFDPTATTFGLFMV